The following coding sequences are from one Primulina eburnea isolate SZY01 chromosome 15, ASM2296580v1, whole genome shotgun sequence window:
- the LOC140814859 gene encoding inositol transporter 4-like isoform X2 produces the protein MKLALSAGIGGLLFGYDTGVISGALLYIREDFDSVDRKTWLQETIVSMAVAGAIFGAAMGGWINDRFGRKISILIADVLFFFGAIIMAVAPGPWMIILGRVFVGLGVGMASMTAPLYISEASPHRIRGALVSTNGLLITGGQFLSYLINLAFSHVTGTWRWMLGTASLPALVQFILMLSLPESPRWLFRHGKEDEAKSILEKIYPPEELEYELQALKASIEQEKQGEIPGESGIFSQLKGAWGNDVVRRGLYAGITVQVAQQFVGINTVMYYSPTIIQFAGFASNKTALALSLITSGLNALGSIVSMCFVDRYGRRRLMIISMMGIISCLVVLSVVFFQASASAPDVSSAETAYFGANSTCRAYTQAPDASSWGCMRCLAKDTDCAFCSAPGSLYHAGACLEMNDVVRSVCRADKRTWYTQGCPSKIGFLAVVLLGLYIIVYSPGMGTVPWIVNSEIYPLKYRGIGGGIAAVSNWSSNLIVSETFLTLTEHLGSAGTFLLFAGFSLIGLVFIFFLVPETKGLQFEEVEKMLEKGYSPFKKGDKAIEDCHTDNN, from the exons AAGTTGGCCTTATCAGCTGGCATTGGAGGACTCCTCTTTGGCTATGATACAG GTGTTATTTCTGGTGCCCTTCTGTATATCAGGGAGGATTTTGACTCGGTAGATAGAAAGACATGGCTAcag GAAACCATCGTGAGCATGGCTGTTGCGGGTGCCATATTTGGTGCTGCAATGGGTGGATGGATCAACGACAGGTTTGGACGGAAAATATCGATTTTGATAGCCGATGTTCTGTTCTTTTTCGGTGCAATTATCATGGCTGTTGCTCCTGGACCATGGATGATCATCCTCGGTAGAGTTTTCGTGGGATTGGGAGTAGGAATGGCTTCCATGACCGCTCCTCTGTATATTTCGGAAGCTTCGCCTCATAGAATTAGAGGTGCGCTTGTCAGCACAAATGGCTTGCTTATCACCGGAGGGCAATTTCTTTCTTACCTTATCAATCTAGCTTTCTCTCAT GTCACTGGAACGTGGCGTTGGATGCTTGGTACAGCTAGTCTTCCTGCACTTGTTCAGTTCATTTTGATGCTGTCACTCCCTGAGTCTCCAAGATGGCTCTTCAGACAT GGTAAAGAGGACGAGGCCAAGTCCATCTTAGAAAAAATTTACCCCCCTGAAGAACTCGAGTATGAGTTGCAGGCTTTGAAAGCATCCATTGAGCAAGAAAAGCAAGGGGAAATTCCTGGGGAAAGTGGTATATTTTCACAACTCAAGGGTGCATGGGGTAATGATGTAGTCAGGAGGGGACTATACGCTGGTATCACCGTTCAAGTCGCTCAGCAATTCGTGGGCATAAACACCGTAATGTACTATAGTCCAACCATAATTCAGTTCGCCGGATTTGCTTCGAATAAGACAGCACTGGCACTCTCTCTCATCACTTCAGGCCTGAACGCTCTCGGTTCCATAGTCAGCATGTGCTTCGTGGATCGTTATGGCAGGAGAAGACTGATGATTATTTCAATGATGGGGATCATTTCCTGTCTTGTGGTGTTATCTGTCGTCTTTTTCCAAGCTTCAGCCAGTGCCCCTGATGTCAGCAGCGCGGAAACTGCTTATTTCGGTGCCAATTCTACTTGCCGGGCCTACACTCAAGCTCCGGACGCATCATCGTGGGGCTGCATGAGATGCTTGGCTAAGGACACTGACTGTGCTTTCTGCTCGGCACCTGGCAGCCTA TATCATGCAGGCGCTTGTCTCGAAATGAATGATGTGGTGAGAAGCGTCTGCAGGGCAGATAAGCGAACATGGTATACACAAGGGTGCCCAAGTAAGATCGGATTTTTGGCGGTGGTACTGCTCGGCCTATACATCATCGTCTACTCCCCCGGCATGGGAACTGTCCCGTGGATCGTCAACTCCGAGATATACCCGCTCAAGTATAGAGGGATCGGTGGAGGCATTGCCGCGGTTTCTAACTGGAGTTCAAATCTTATAGTCAGTGAAACGTTCTTGACACTAACCGAGCACCTAGGATCTGCTGGAACCTTCCTCTTGTTCGCGGGGTTTTCATTGATTGGGCTCGTATTCATTTTCTTCCTCGTACCGGAGACCAAAGGGCTGCAGTTCGAGGAGGTGGAGAAGATGCTGGAGAAAGGGTATTCTCCATTCAAGAAGGGAGACAAAGCTATAGAAGATTGTCACACCGACAACAATTAA
- the LOC140814859 gene encoding inositol transporter 4-like isoform X1 — translation MVEGGITRADKTEFTECWRTAWRTPYIMKLALSAGIGGLLFGYDTGVISGALLYIREDFDSVDRKTWLQETIVSMAVAGAIFGAAMGGWINDRFGRKISILIADVLFFFGAIIMAVAPGPWMIILGRVFVGLGVGMASMTAPLYISEASPHRIRGALVSTNGLLITGGQFLSYLINLAFSHVTGTWRWMLGTASLPALVQFILMLSLPESPRWLFRHGKEDEAKSILEKIYPPEELEYELQALKASIEQEKQGEIPGESGIFSQLKGAWGNDVVRRGLYAGITVQVAQQFVGINTVMYYSPTIIQFAGFASNKTALALSLITSGLNALGSIVSMCFVDRYGRRRLMIISMMGIISCLVVLSVVFFQASASAPDVSSAETAYFGANSTCRAYTQAPDASSWGCMRCLAKDTDCAFCSAPGSLYHAGACLEMNDVVRSVCRADKRTWYTQGCPSKIGFLAVVLLGLYIIVYSPGMGTVPWIVNSEIYPLKYRGIGGGIAAVSNWSSNLIVSETFLTLTEHLGSAGTFLLFAGFSLIGLVFIFFLVPETKGLQFEEVEKMLEKGYSPFKKGDKAIEDCHTDNN, via the exons AAGTTGGCCTTATCAGCTGGCATTGGAGGACTCCTCTTTGGCTATGATACAG GTGTTATTTCTGGTGCCCTTCTGTATATCAGGGAGGATTTTGACTCGGTAGATAGAAAGACATGGCTAcag GAAACCATCGTGAGCATGGCTGTTGCGGGTGCCATATTTGGTGCTGCAATGGGTGGATGGATCAACGACAGGTTTGGACGGAAAATATCGATTTTGATAGCCGATGTTCTGTTCTTTTTCGGTGCAATTATCATGGCTGTTGCTCCTGGACCATGGATGATCATCCTCGGTAGAGTTTTCGTGGGATTGGGAGTAGGAATGGCTTCCATGACCGCTCCTCTGTATATTTCGGAAGCTTCGCCTCATAGAATTAGAGGTGCGCTTGTCAGCACAAATGGCTTGCTTATCACCGGAGGGCAATTTCTTTCTTACCTTATCAATCTAGCTTTCTCTCAT GTCACTGGAACGTGGCGTTGGATGCTTGGTACAGCTAGTCTTCCTGCACTTGTTCAGTTCATTTTGATGCTGTCACTCCCTGAGTCTCCAAGATGGCTCTTCAGACAT GGTAAAGAGGACGAGGCCAAGTCCATCTTAGAAAAAATTTACCCCCCTGAAGAACTCGAGTATGAGTTGCAGGCTTTGAAAGCATCCATTGAGCAAGAAAAGCAAGGGGAAATTCCTGGGGAAAGTGGTATATTTTCACAACTCAAGGGTGCATGGGGTAATGATGTAGTCAGGAGGGGACTATACGCTGGTATCACCGTTCAAGTCGCTCAGCAATTCGTGGGCATAAACACCGTAATGTACTATAGTCCAACCATAATTCAGTTCGCCGGATTTGCTTCGAATAAGACAGCACTGGCACTCTCTCTCATCACTTCAGGCCTGAACGCTCTCGGTTCCATAGTCAGCATGTGCTTCGTGGATCGTTATGGCAGGAGAAGACTGATGATTATTTCAATGATGGGGATCATTTCCTGTCTTGTGGTGTTATCTGTCGTCTTTTTCCAAGCTTCAGCCAGTGCCCCTGATGTCAGCAGCGCGGAAACTGCTTATTTCGGTGCCAATTCTACTTGCCGGGCCTACACTCAAGCTCCGGACGCATCATCGTGGGGCTGCATGAGATGCTTGGCTAAGGACACTGACTGTGCTTTCTGCTCGGCACCTGGCAGCCTA TATCATGCAGGCGCTTGTCTCGAAATGAATGATGTGGTGAGAAGCGTCTGCAGGGCAGATAAGCGAACATGGTATACACAAGGGTGCCCAAGTAAGATCGGATTTTTGGCGGTGGTACTGCTCGGCCTATACATCATCGTCTACTCCCCCGGCATGGGAACTGTCCCGTGGATCGTCAACTCCGAGATATACCCGCTCAAGTATAGAGGGATCGGTGGAGGCATTGCCGCGGTTTCTAACTGGAGTTCAAATCTTATAGTCAGTGAAACGTTCTTGACACTAACCGAGCACCTAGGATCTGCTGGAACCTTCCTCTTGTTCGCGGGGTTTTCATTGATTGGGCTCGTATTCATTTTCTTCCTCGTACCGGAGACCAAAGGGCTGCAGTTCGAGGAGGTGGAGAAGATGCTGGAGAAAGGGTATTCTCCATTCAAGAAGGGAGACAAAGCTATAGAAGATTGTCACACCGACAACAATTAA